The following proteins are co-located in the Bordetella bronchialis genome:
- a CDS encoding glycine betaine ABC transporter substrate-binding protein, which yields MTPPTSPLARFARRILELCLPAMLAVLPMAAPATAHGQGAAGQDARQRAAPVADGPPAAALRIGSKRFTESYILAQLLALQVRQRTGQAPAVSQGLGNTAIVYQALRSGGIDLYPEYTGTIALEILKSDKPLSMDEMRRGLAPLGLGVGIPFGFNDGYALAMRAADADRLGIRSLSDLARHPELRLGLSSEFIGRADGWRGLAARYGLPQVPTGLDHGLAYDAIQKKQTDVIDIYTTDAKIDALGLRILDDDLKYFPRYDAVVLYRLDVPRRHPEAWAAMQALAGTIDEHAMIAMNARAELDGAPFDIIARERLATADAGTPSAAGTTSAAGAAGGSAGAAGAAAAAQPARYGFWNKLLGPDLGRLAWQHLMLVTFAVAIAVVVAVPAGVFVHGHRRPRAVVLGMTGLLQTIPSLAMLAILITVTGRIGAVPALLALTLYALLPIMRNTVAGLDEVSSGMRMAATALGMTTRQRIMLIELPLARPTILAGVRTATSISIGTATIAAFIGAGGFGERIVTGLALNDGQLLLAGAVPAAAMALASELVFEAVDWRLRRHAAAPPGLGA from the coding sequence ATGACCCCGCCTACATCGCCCCTGGCACGTTTCGCACGCCGTATCCTCGAACTTTGCCTGCCCGCGATGCTGGCGGTCCTGCCGATGGCCGCGCCCGCCACCGCGCACGGGCAGGGCGCCGCGGGACAGGACGCCCGCCAGCGTGCCGCGCCTGTCGCGGACGGCCCGCCCGCGGCGGCCCTGCGCATCGGTTCCAAACGCTTCACCGAGTCGTACATCCTGGCCCAGCTGCTGGCGCTGCAGGTTCGGCAGCGGACCGGGCAGGCGCCCGCCGTGTCGCAAGGGCTGGGCAATACGGCCATCGTCTACCAGGCCTTGCGCAGCGGCGGCATCGACCTCTATCCGGAGTACACGGGCACCATCGCGCTGGAGATACTCAAGAGCGACAAGCCGCTGTCGATGGACGAGATGCGGCGCGGCCTGGCGCCCCTGGGGCTGGGCGTGGGCATTCCCTTCGGGTTCAACGACGGTTATGCGCTGGCGATGCGCGCCGCCGACGCCGATCGGCTGGGTATACGTTCCCTGAGCGACCTGGCGCGGCATCCCGAGCTGCGCCTGGGGCTTTCCAGCGAATTCATAGGCCGCGCCGATGGCTGGCGCGGTCTTGCCGCGCGTTATGGCCTGCCCCAGGTGCCCACGGGGCTGGACCATGGCCTGGCCTACGATGCCATCCAGAAAAAACAGACGGACGTCATCGATATCTACACCACGGACGCCAAGATCGACGCGTTGGGTTTGCGCATCCTGGACGACGACCTGAAGTACTTCCCGCGCTACGACGCCGTGGTGCTGTACCGGCTCGATGTGCCGCGGCGCCATCCCGAGGCCTGGGCGGCGATGCAGGCCCTGGCGGGGACGATAGACGAGCACGCCATGATCGCCATGAACGCGCGCGCCGAACTGGATGGCGCGCCGTTCGACATCATCGCCCGCGAACGGCTGGCGACGGCGGATGCCGGTACGCCTTCCGCCGCCGGCACGACGTCCGCAGCCGGGGCGGCTGGCGGGTCGGCGGGAGCCGCGGGCGCGGCCGCCGCCGCGCAGCCCGCGCGCTATGGCTTCTGGAACAAATTGCTGGGCCCGGACCTGGGCCGGCTGGCCTGGCAGCACCTGATGCTGGTGACGTTCGCCGTCGCCATCGCCGTCGTGGTGGCGGTACCCGCCGGCGTGTTCGTCCATGGGCATCGGCGGCCGCGCGCGGTCGTGCTGGGCATGACGGGCCTGTTGCAGACCATCCCGTCGCTGGCCATGCTCGCCATCCTGATCACCGTGACGGGCCGCATCGGCGCCGTGCCGGCGCTGCTGGCGCTGACGCTATATGCGCTGCTGCCCATCATGCGCAACACGGTCGCCGGCCTGGACGAAGTCTCTTCCGGCATGCGCATGGCCGCCACGGCATTGGGCATGACTACGCGGCAGCGCATCATGCTGATCGAACTGCCCCTGGCGCGGCCCACCATCCTGGCCGGCGTGCGCACGGCCACTTCGATCTCCATAGGCACCGCCACCATCGCCGCCTTTATCGGCGCGGGCGGCTTCGGCGAGCGCATCGTCACGGGGCTGGCTTTGAACGATGGCCAGCTATTGCTGGCGGGGGCGGTGCCGGCGGCCGCCATGGCGCTGGCCAGCGAGCTGGTGTTCGAGGCGGTGGACTGGCGTTTGCGCCGGCACGCCGCCGCGCCCCCGGGCTTGGGCGCCTGA
- a CDS encoding Bug family tripartite tricarboxylate transporter substrate binding protein, producing MKTLARAFAAFAIAAGIAPAAARADYPERPVKIVVAFTAGGTTDILTRAIGNKIAESLKQSFIIENRPGAGGNIGTEYVARAAPDGYTLLAASVGPIAVNSSLNKLDYDPLTDLVPVVQFADVPNVLVVPPEAPVHNVAEFIAYARKHSGKLNYSSTGIGTSSHLASYMLMQKVGVQATHIPYKGADALNDLLSGRVQFMFATIPSVIGQIKAGKLRAIAVSSIRRSASMPDVPTIAENGFPGFEAGSWFGMFAPKGTPPAAVATLNQAVNAALPGLKDKMTAEGADPVGGSPEAFGEFTRKEQAKWSALVKQMGAKAE from the coding sequence ATGAAGACCCTGGCGCGCGCTTTCGCCGCCTTCGCCATTGCCGCCGGCATCGCCCCGGCAGCGGCCCGCGCCGACTATCCCGAAAGACCGGTGAAGATCGTCGTGGCATTCACGGCGGGCGGTACGACGGACATCCTGACGCGCGCGATCGGCAACAAGATCGCCGAGTCGCTCAAGCAGAGCTTCATCATCGAGAACCGTCCGGGCGCGGGCGGCAATATCGGCACAGAATACGTGGCCCGCGCCGCGCCGGACGGCTACACGCTGCTGGCCGCCTCGGTGGGCCCCATCGCGGTCAACTCCAGCCTGAACAAGCTGGACTACGACCCGCTGACCGACTTGGTCCCGGTGGTGCAGTTCGCCGACGTGCCCAATGTGCTGGTGGTGCCGCCGGAAGCGCCCGTGCATAACGTGGCCGAGTTCATCGCCTATGCCAGGAAACACTCCGGCAAGCTGAACTACAGCTCGACCGGCATCGGCACCTCTTCCCACCTGGCCAGCTACATGCTCATGCAGAAGGTCGGCGTGCAGGCCACCCACATTCCCTACAAGGGCGCCGACGCGCTGAACGACCTGCTCAGCGGCCGCGTGCAATTCATGTTCGCCACCATTCCTTCGGTCATCGGCCAGATCAAGGCCGGCAAGCTGCGCGCGATCGCGGTCAGCAGCATCCGCCGCTCGGCCTCCATGCCCGACGTGCCCACCATCGCGGAAAACGGCTTCCCCGGCTTCGAGGCCGGTTCCTGGTTCGGCATGTTCGCGCCCAAGGGCACGCCGCCGGCGGCCGTCGCCACCTTGAACCAGGCGGTGAACGCCGCGCTGCCCGGCCTGAAGGACAAGATGACCGCCGAAGGCGCCGATCCCGTGGGCGGCAGCCCCGAAGCCTTCGGCGAGTTCACCCGCAAGGAACAGGCGAAATGGAGCGCGCTGGTCAAGCAGATGGGCGCCAAGGCGGAATAG
- a CDS encoding NUDIX domain-containing protein: MESVHTNSDAHLLEKTLKQETLFEGSFLRARRDTVQLPNGHQATREYIVHPGAVVVVPLLDDGRVLLVRQYRYPLGRVMTEFPAGKLDPGEDPLVCGQRELLEETGYRGGEWALAGAMHVAIAYSTEIIHIYFARGLQPGPARTDADEFVDVHPMAVGDLFAACREGAITDSKTLTCALWLQNALSGAWELTWKPAD; encoded by the coding sequence ATGGAATCAGTGCATACGAACAGCGACGCCCACCTCTTGGAAAAAACCCTGAAGCAGGAGACCCTGTTCGAAGGCAGTTTCCTGCGCGCCCGGCGCGACACGGTGCAGCTTCCCAATGGCCACCAGGCGACGCGCGAATACATCGTCCACCCCGGTGCCGTCGTCGTCGTGCCACTGCTGGACGACGGCCGCGTATTGCTCGTGCGCCAGTACCGCTATCCCCTGGGCCGGGTCATGACGGAATTTCCCGCCGGCAAGCTGGACCCGGGCGAGGATCCCCTGGTGTGCGGCCAGCGCGAACTGCTCGAAGAAACCGGCTACCGCGGCGGCGAGTGGGCCCTGGCGGGCGCCATGCACGTGGCCATCGCCTATTCGACTGAAATCATCCACATCTACTTCGCCCGCGGCTTGCAGCCCGGTCCGGCGCGGACCGATGCCGACGAATTCGTCGATGTCCATCCCATGGCGGTCGGCGACCTGTTCGCGGCCTGCCGCGAAGGCGCCATCACCGATTCCAAGACGCTCACCTGCGCGCTGTGGCTGCAGAACGCGCTGAGCGGCGCGTGGGAGCTGACATGGAAACCGGCGGACTGA
- a CDS encoding DUF1810 domain-containing protein translates to MNDPYDLQRFVQAQDPVYDAVCRELAEGRKRSHWMWFVFPQVRGLGRSDMARRYAISGLDEARAYLRHPVLGPRLRHACELVQRAPGTAADIFGPLDAVKLRSSLTLFTWAAPGEPIFRACLDRFFDGQADPLTLSLL, encoded by the coding sequence CTGAACGACCCCTACGACCTGCAACGCTTCGTCCAGGCGCAGGACCCGGTCTACGACGCGGTGTGCCGCGAACTGGCCGAAGGTCGCAAGCGCAGCCATTGGATGTGGTTCGTGTTTCCCCAGGTGCGGGGATTGGGGCGCAGCGACATGGCGCGGCGCTACGCCATCTCCGGGCTGGACGAGGCGCGCGCCTACCTGCGCCACCCCGTGCTGGGACCGCGGCTGAGACACGCCTGCGAGCTCGTGCAGCGCGCCCCCGGGACCGCGGCGGATATCTTCGGGCCCCTGGACGCAGTGAAGCTGCGCTCGTCCTTGACGCTGTTCACGTGGGCGGCGCCCGGCGAGCCGATCTTCCGTGCCTGCCTGGATCGCTTCTTCGACGGCCAGGCCGATCCGCTGACGCTTTCCCTGCTGTAG
- the bglX gene encoding beta-glucosidase BglX — MNKLRSTLPLLIALAAGTPAYGQTDHPPLAAPSMMREHAAREAFVEDLLRRMTVDEKIGQLRLVSVPAGANPDRAGFNADIRAGKAGAVFNTVTPKDIRVLQDSAMQSRLKIPLFFAYDVIHGQRTIFPIGLGLASTWNLDAIRLTGRISAKEASADGLDVTWSPMVDISRDPRWGRNSEGFGEDTYLTSRIGAELVKAYQGDDPAASDSIMAVVKHFAAYGAVEGGRDYNTVDMSPQRLFQDYLPPYKAALDAGAVGVMIALNSLNGVPATGDKWLLQDVLRKQWGFKGITISDHGAIMEMIKHGVASDGRDAARLAITAGADMSMSDTMYGDNLKPLLDSGRVSMADLDRAVRDVLRVKYDLGLFRDPYRRIGPPQNDPPDVNAESRLHRDAARQVARESLVLLKNRGGVLPLRKQGTIAVVGPLAKSQRDMMGNWSAAGRPEQTVSVYQGISRAVGDRARLLYAKGANVIDDPEIVKYLNLYEQDVEVDAAPPARLIDDAVAAARQADVVVAVVGESQGMAHEASSRSDIVIPDSQARLLKALKATGKPLVIVLMNGRPLALTWENDNADALLEAWFAGTEGGNAVADVLFGDYNPSGKLPMTFPRSVGQIPIYYNHLNTGRPFDPVHPDKYTSRYFDAANGPLFPFGYGLSYTTFAVSDVALSRPLMPRGGTVQASVTVTNTGSREGATVVQLYIQDPVASISRPVKELKHFRKVTLKPGESRQVAFTIDEDDLSFYNAQLHYGAEPGLFNVYVGLDSQDVKQTSFTLEQAAGRVSGSGS, encoded by the coding sequence ATGAACAAGCTTCGCTCGACCCTACCCTTGCTGATCGCGCTGGCCGCCGGGACGCCGGCATATGGCCAGACGGACCATCCCCCCTTGGCGGCGCCGTCCATGATGCGCGAGCACGCGGCGCGCGAAGCCTTCGTGGAAGACCTGCTGCGGCGCATGACGGTGGACGAAAAAATCGGCCAGCTGCGCCTGGTCAGCGTGCCGGCGGGGGCCAACCCCGACCGGGCCGGCTTCAATGCCGATATCCGGGCGGGCAAGGCGGGCGCCGTCTTCAACACCGTGACGCCCAAGGACATCCGCGTGCTGCAGGACTCGGCCATGCAAAGCCGGCTGAAGATCCCGCTGTTCTTCGCCTACGACGTCATCCACGGGCAACGCACGATCTTCCCGATCGGCCTGGGCCTGGCGTCCACCTGGAACCTGGACGCCATCCGCCTGACCGGCCGCATCTCCGCGAAGGAGGCCAGCGCCGACGGCCTGGACGTGACGTGGTCGCCGATGGTGGACATATCCCGCGATCCCCGCTGGGGCCGTAATTCCGAAGGCTTCGGCGAGGACACCTACCTGACTTCGCGCATCGGCGCGGAGCTGGTCAAGGCCTACCAGGGCGACGATCCCGCGGCGTCCGATAGCATCATGGCCGTGGTCAAGCATTTCGCCGCCTACGGCGCGGTGGAGGGCGGCCGCGACTACAACACCGTCGACATGAGCCCGCAACGCCTGTTCCAGGACTACTTGCCGCCGTACAAGGCGGCCCTGGATGCCGGCGCGGTGGGCGTGATGATCGCCCTGAATTCGCTGAACGGCGTGCCGGCCACCGGCGACAAATGGCTGCTGCAGGACGTGCTGCGCAAGCAATGGGGCTTCAAGGGCATCACCATCAGCGATCATGGTGCCATCATGGAAATGATCAAGCATGGCGTGGCGTCCGACGGCCGCGACGCGGCGCGCCTGGCGATCACCGCCGGCGCGGACATGAGCATGAGCGACACCATGTATGGCGACAACCTGAAGCCGCTGCTGGACAGCGGCCGCGTCAGCATGGCCGACCTGGACCGCGCCGTGCGCGACGTGTTGCGCGTCAAGTACGACCTGGGACTGTTCCGCGACCCTTATCGCCGCATCGGGCCGCCGCAGAACGATCCGCCGGACGTCAATGCCGAGAGCCGCCTGCATCGGGACGCGGCGCGTCAGGTCGCGCGCGAAAGCCTCGTCCTGCTCAAGAACCGGGGCGGCGTGCTGCCGCTGCGCAAGCAGGGCACCATCGCCGTGGTCGGGCCTTTGGCCAAAAGCCAGCGCGACATGATGGGCAACTGGTCGGCGGCCGGCCGGCCCGAACAGACCGTGTCGGTCTACCAGGGCATCTCGCGGGCGGTCGGCGACCGCGCACGGCTGCTGTATGCCAAGGGCGCCAATGTCATCGACGATCCCGAGATCGTGAAGTACCTGAACCTGTACGAACAGGATGTAGAGGTGGACGCGGCCCCGCCCGCGCGCCTGATCGACGACGCCGTGGCGGCGGCGCGGCAGGCCGACGTGGTGGTGGCCGTGGTGGGAGAATCGCAGGGCATGGCGCACGAGGCCTCCAGCCGCAGCGATATCGTGATTCCCGACAGCCAGGCCAGGCTGCTGAAGGCCTTGAAGGCCACCGGCAAGCCGCTGGTCATCGTATTGATGAACGGCCGGCCGCTGGCGCTGACCTGGGAGAACGACAACGCCGATGCGCTGCTGGAAGCCTGGTTCGCCGGCACCGAGGGCGGCAATGCGGTCGCCGACGTGCTGTTCGGCGACTACAACCCGTCCGGCAAACTGCCGATGACCTTTCCCCGTTCGGTGGGACAGATCCCCATCTACTACAACCATCTGAACACCGGGCGGCCCTTCGATCCCGTGCATCCGGACAAGTACACGTCCCGCTATTTCGACGCGGCCAACGGCCCGTTGTTTCCCTTCGGCTATGGCTTGAGCTACACCACGTTCGCGGTGTCGGATGTCGCCCTGTCCCGCCCGCTGATGCCGCGCGGCGGCACCGTACAGGCCAGCGTGACGGTGACCAACACCGGCAGCCGCGAAGGCGCGACGGTGGTGCAGCTGTATATCCAGGACCCGGTGGCCTCCATCAGCCGGCCGGTCAAGGAATTGAAGCACTTCCGGAAAGTGACGCTGAAGCCGGGCGAATCGCGCCAGGTGGCCTTCACCATCGACGAGGACGACCTGAGCTTCTACAACGCCCAACTGCACTATGGCGCCGAACCGGGCTTGTTCAACGTCTATGTGGGCCTGGATTCGCAGGACGTGAAGCAGACCAGCTTTACCTTGGAGCAGGCGGCGGGGCGAGTCAGCGGATCAGGTTCATGA